A single Flavobacterium sp. 1 DNA region contains:
- a CDS encoding DNA polymerase III — MESLLLINDPKLNDTKITFELPNEGSKLDFEKEMIGLLGHLRGHLHNHDITIEVNVNESIDIRRSFTDQDRYNRLLEINPNIELLRTTFGLDLDA, encoded by the coding sequence ATGGAATCCTTATTGTTGATTAACGACCCGAAACTAAACGATACCAAAATTACTTTTGAACTGCCTAATGAAGGCTCCAAGTTAGATTTTGAAAAAGAAATGATTGGTCTTTTAGGACACTTGCGCGGTCATTTACACAATCACGACATAACTATCGAAGTAAATGTAAATGAAAGCATAGATATCAGAAGAAGCTTTACTGACCAAGACCGCTACAATCGCCTTTTGGAAATAAATCCAAATATTGAATTATTACGAACAACTTTTGGTTTGGATTTAGATGCCTAA
- the dnaX gene encoding DNA polymerase III subunit gamma/tau, with product MEQFVVSARKYRPQTFKDVVGQKAITNTLLNAIESNHLASALLFTGPRGVGKTTCARILARKINQPGYDDPNEDFAFNVFELDAASNNSVDDIRNLIDQVRIPPQTGQYKVYIIDEVHMLSSAAFNAFLKTLEEPPKHAIFILATTEKHKIIPTILSRCQIFDFKRITVKDAKEHLADVATSQGVAFEDDALHIIAQKADGAMRDALSIFDRVVSFCGNNLTRQAVTENLNVLDYETYINVTDLILENKIPDLLIAFNDILAKGFDAHHFVSGLASHFRDLLVSKTPSTLVLLEVGEQAQKLYGIQAQKCSQDFLLKGIDIANDCDLKYKASQNQRLLVELCLMQLASITYDGEKKKLSNL from the coding sequence ATGGAACAATTTGTAGTATCGGCCCGTAAATATCGTCCGCAGACATTTAAAGATGTTGTGGGGCAAAAGGCGATTACCAATACTTTACTTAATGCCATAGAAAGCAATCACTTAGCTTCGGCGCTTTTATTCACGGGACCTCGTGGTGTTGGAAAAACAACATGTGCCCGTATTTTGGCTCGAAAAATAAATCAGCCAGGCTATGATGATCCCAATGAAGATTTTGCTTTTAATGTATTCGAACTCGATGCAGCTTCGAACAATTCAGTTGATGATATTCGGAATTTAATTGATCAAGTTCGTATTCCTCCACAAACCGGACAATACAAAGTATATATCATTGACGAGGTACACATGCTGTCTTCTGCGGCTTTTAATGCTTTTTTGAAAACATTGGAAGAACCGCCAAAACATGCCATTTTCATATTGGCAACAACAGAAAAACACAAAATTATACCAACTATATTATCGCGTTGCCAAATATTTGATTTCAAAAGAATTACCGTAAAAGACGCCAAAGAACATCTTGCTGATGTAGCTACTAGCCAAGGCGTTGCTTTTGAAGACGATGCGCTTCACATTATTGCTCAAAAAGCTGATGGTGCCATGCGTGATGCTCTGTCAATTTTTGACAGAGTGGTTTCTTTTTGTGGAAACAACTTAACACGTCAAGCTGTTACCGAAAATTTAAACGTTTTAGATTACGAAACCTATATAAATGTTACTGATTTAATTCTTGAAAATAAAATTCCGGACTTATTAATTGCTTTCAATGACATTCTAGCCAAAGGTTTTGATGCTCATCATTTTGTTTCTGGATTAGCCAGTCACTTTAGAGATTTATTGGTAAGCAAAACACCTTCTACCCTTGTTTTGTTGGAAGTTGGCGAGCAAGCTCAAAAATTATACGGAATTCAAGCTCAAAAATGCAGTCAGGACTTTCTGCTGAAAGGAATTGACATTGCTAATGATTGCGATTTGAAATACAAAGCCAGTCAAAATCAGCGATTGCTTGTCGAACTTTGCTTGATGCAGCTAGCCTCTATCACTTATGATGGAGAAAAAAAAAAGTTGAGCAATTTATAA
- a CDS encoding NAD(P)/FAD-dependent oxidoreductase has protein sequence MNVSKRIAIVGGGLAGLTAAIHLSKIGLKVILFEKNEYPKHKVCGEYISNEILPYLNWLSVNISELNPTQISKLDFSTADGRIIHCDLPLGGFGVSRYALDVFLYKKAIQNGCEIIQDSVDDIVYENEIHTISTLKNGVFTSEIVIGAFGKRSNIDQKLKREFIQKKSHWLAVKAHYSGEFPNDTVGLHNFGGGYCGVSKVENNVINICYLAGYDSFKKYKNTEEYQNEIVSRNPHLKLIFDSSKMLFEAPLTISQVSFYKKTLLENHILMIGDTAGLIHPLCGNGMAMAIHSAKIVSELIAKFYNNEIKSREQLEKRYLWEWNLNFKKRLRMGRFLAFILQKQKTSAFLMKIMIKFPKLLPIIIKSTHGQLIDVC, from the coding sequence ATGAATGTTTCCAAAAGAATTGCAATTGTTGGAGGTGGGCTGGCTGGACTTACAGCTGCAATACATTTGTCTAAAATAGGATTAAAAGTTATTTTATTTGAAAAGAACGAATATCCAAAGCATAAAGTCTGCGGAGAGTATATTTCCAACGAAATTTTGCCTTACTTAAATTGGCTTTCTGTAAATATATCCGAATTAAATCCCACTCAAATTTCAAAACTGGATTTCTCAACTGCTGATGGTAGAATAATTCATTGTGATTTGCCACTTGGCGGATTTGGCGTCAGCCGTTATGCTTTGGATGTTTTTCTTTATAAAAAAGCAATTCAAAATGGCTGTGAAATCATCCAGGATAGTGTAGATGATATTGTATATGAAAATGAGATTCATACAATTTCGACTTTAAAAAATGGGGTTTTCACTTCAGAAATTGTCATTGGGGCTTTTGGAAAACGATCCAATATCGATCAAAAACTAAAAAGAGAATTTATTCAAAAAAAATCACATTGGCTGGCTGTTAAAGCCCATTATTCTGGTGAATTTCCAAATGATACAGTGGGTCTACATAATTTTGGTGGAGGATACTGCGGGGTTTCAAAAGTGGAAAACAATGTAATAAATATATGTTATCTGGCCGGTTATGATTCTTTCAAAAAATATAAAAATACAGAAGAGTATCAAAATGAGATTGTAAGCAGAAATCCCCATTTAAAATTGATTTTTGATTCTAGTAAAATGCTTTTTGAAGCCCCGTTAACGATTAGTCAAGTGTCATTTTATAAAAAAACGCTTCTAGAAAATCATATTCTGATGATTGGAGATACTGCTGGCTTAATTCATCCTTTGTGCGGAAATGGTATGGCTATGGCGATTCATAGCGCCAAAATTGTTTCAGAATTGATAGCGAAATTTTATAACAATGAAATAAAATCCAGAGAGCAATTGGAAAAGAGATATTTATGGGAATGGAACCTTAACTTTAAAAAAAGGTTAAGAATGGGGCGTTTTTTAGCGTTTATATTACAAAAACAGAAGACTAGTGCTTTTTTGATGAAAATAATGATTAAATTCCCAAAGTTATTGCCAATTATAATAAAGAGCACTCACGGTCAGTTAATAGATGTTTGTTAA